From Solea senegalensis isolate Sse05_10M unplaced genomic scaffold, IFAPA_SoseM_1 scf7180000016149, whole genome shotgun sequence, one genomic window encodes:
- the LOC122762861 gene encoding fructose-bisphosphate aldolase A-like — protein MTHAFPFLSTEQKKELSDIAQRIVATGKGILAADESTGSMAKRFQGIGVENTEENRRLYRQLLFTADSQVNPCIGGVIFFHETLYQKTDDDKTFPQLIKEKGMVVGIKVDKGVVPLAGTNGETTTQGLDGLYERCAQYKKDGADFAKWRCVLKITQNTPSQLAIMENANVLARYASICQMHGIVPIVEPEILPDGDHDLKRCQYVTEKVLAAVYKALSDHHVYLEGTLLKPNMVTAGHSCPTKYSPQEIAMATVTALRRSVPPAVPGVTFLSGGQSEEEATVNLNAINQCPLHRPWALTFSYGRALQASALKAWGGKKENAKACQDQYIMRALNNSKAAQGKYVSSGDKGAAAQESLYVENHSY, from the exons GCAGCATGGCCAAGCGCTTCCAGGGCATCGGTGTGGAGAACACAGAGGAGAACAGACGACTCTACCGCCAGCTCCTCTTCACCGCCGACAGTCAGGTCAACCCCTGCATCGGAGGAGTCATCTTCTTCCATGAGACGCTCTACCAGAAGACAGACGATGACAAGACCTTCCCTCAGCTCATCAAAGAGAAGGGCATGGTGGTGGGCATCAAGGTGGACAAGGGCGTGGTTCCCCTTGCTGGCACCAACGGAGAGACCACCACTCAAG GTCTGGACGGCCTGTACGAGCGTTGTGCTCAGTATAAGAAGGACGGTGCTGACTTTGCTAAGTGGCGCTGTGTGTTAAAGATCACCCAGAACACTCCGTCCCAGCTGGCCATCATGGAGAACGCCAATGTACTGGCCCGCTACGCCAGTATCTGTCAGATG catgGCATCGTGCCCATTGTGGAGCCTGAGATTCTTCCGGATGGAGACCATGACCTGAAGCGTTGTCAGTATGTGACAGAGAAG GTGCTGGCGGCTGTGTACAAAGCACTGTCTGACCACCATGTCTATTTGGAGGGGACACTTCTCAAACCCAACATGGTGACTGCTGGACACTCCTGCCCCACAAAGTACAGCCCTCAAGAGATCGCCATGGCAACCGTCACTGCCCTGCGCCGCTCTGTACCCCCGGCTGTGCCAG GTGTGACCTTTCTGTCTGGAGgtcagagtgaggaggaggccACCGTCAACCTGAACGCCATCAACCAGTGTCCTCTACACCGGCCCTGGGCCCTCACCTTCTCCTACGGCCGAGCTCTGCAGGCATCAGCTCTGAAGGCCTGGGGAGGCAAGAAGGAGAACGCAAAGGCGTGTCAGGATCAGTACATCATGAGAGCACTG AACAACAGTAAGGCGGCGCAGGGGAAGTATGTGTCGTCAGGAGACaaaggagcagcagctcaggagTCTCTGTATGTGGAGAACCACTCCTACTGA